TTACTGCGAGTCGTCCTCTAGTGTTGGTAGTGGATGATAATGAAGATAATTTACTGCTAATTTCTCTAGCTGTCGAACAGTTGTTTAATTGCTCCTCGATCGCAGCGGCCAACGGCGAAACAGCTATAATCTTAGCTGAACTTTATCAACCGGATCTCATCTTACTGGATATTGTTCTACCTGACTTAGATGGTGTTGAGGCGATTTCTCGGCTAAAGCAGCATTCGCAAACAAAAACAATACCTATTGTAGCAGTCACAGCTTTGGCAAAAGAAGAAGATTGCGATCGAATTATGGCAGCTGGTTGTAATGGCTACATCAGCAAACCCTATATGCTTGAAGATCTAGAAACGGTCATCTATCGCCATCTGCGGATACCGTCTCTAGTTTGACTGGCGGGACGAAAGTAGTATCCCTATCTGTAGGTGCAACTGCTAAGACAGCGATAATGCCGGTGCGACCGGTTTCTATACTGGTATCGGTGAGCAAGTCTAAAGCTTCTACGCCCAGGACATCTTCTACGATCTGCACCAGCTCTGGCTTAAGAGCGGCGTCAACATTTAATCTTACCTGCTGCGCTAAATTGCTGCGATCGTTCTCCGCTAAAAGTTGTACCGGACGGGATATCGCATTTTCCAACACGATGGCAAGTTTGTTGTCAAAGAGTTGGCAAGATACTCGATCGGGTTGATGCCCAACTCTGCTATGGTACAATTGTTGAATACGCTGCGAAAAAATTTGTTCCAATTGCTGTCTCGTCAGTTTTGTTGCGGGCATATCCATAGAGATCGGCTCCTAATAGCAAAAAAATTTTTAGCTATCCACTTTGAGCGTAGCAAGGAGCACAATTTTCAAAATTAGCCTGAAGAAGTATTTACAAAACAGCAAGCAATCATCGCTGTTATCTAAGAATAGCTGTTATTCCTAGTTCAAACGAAAAAAACTGGCACAAAGCACAACAATAAGTACTTCCATCAAGGCTGGGAGACGTGCTAAGTTTTTTATCGAACCAGCTTTTGTCGATCGCACGGAGCGAGCGAGCGTTTCTAGGTAAATTATGGCCACCAACTGAGTAATAAATTTTATTTATTCAACTCTCCCCTATATAGTGTGATGATTAAACCTAATTGGTTACTCTCATCCTTACTCTGTAAGCATTTCTATCCTTAATGCCGTCACCCTCTGTTTCCCTACGCCTTAGCCCCTCATCCCAGTTTCCAGTGTTCTAGATTACAGTTTGTGGCTGGGATTTAATGTATTCGCAAGCGAGGCCCAACTTTACCTTATTTGGGACAAAATATTCATTTTTTAGCTTTTTTACACTAAAATATCTGCATTAGCTAGCATGGTGATGTAAAAAGTATGAATTTAGCTGTTTATCGTTCATACTTTTATACGAGCCAATCTGTTTCAAGCGCCAACATCTTAGCTCTCCCTTTTGTAGGGAGAACGTAAGCTGATAACTTCTATGCTTGCCGCTTGAGGAATGCCTCGTCCAGCCCTACCTCAAAGCTTGCACAACAAATTTACAACTTCCCCCAAACAAAGAATGGATATGGAATTTTCTCTTGGCGACAGCATTCAATCTGTTGCCCAAAGACCATTAGTTTTAGCTGTCGATGACAATGAAGATAATTTGATTTTGATAAGTTTTACGCTTGAGCTGGTTGGCTGCGCTTTCCTCACTGCTGACACCGGCGAGACAGCAATCGCACTAGCACAAAGTCATCAACCCGATCTGATTCTGCTTGATATTATGCTGCCCGACCTCAACGGAATAGAGATTGTCACTCGTCTCAGACAAGATCCCCGTACAAAGAAGATTCCCATCGTCGCAGTTACCGCTTTGGCAAGAGCAGAAGACCGAGCTAACATTATCGCCGCAGGTTGTAATGATTACATTACCAAACCCTATGTAGTTGACGATTTAGAAGTTATTCTCCGTCGCTACCTAAATTAAACTCGGTTTACTTGCGGCGCTTCGAGCTAGCGGAAGAATCCCTGACTTGAGGCTCCGCACTCAATATTACGATCGTACCAGTACGACCTGTATCTAGTTTGGCATCGCTGAGCAAATCCACTACATCAACTCCCACAACTTCTTCGATTAAATCCTTCAGTTGTGGTTGAATTGCCGCATTTAAATCCGACCTTACCTGCTCGGCCAACTCCTGCTGACCGTTGTTCACCAGAACTTGTTCTGGTTGAGTAACGGCATCTTCCAATACTATGACAATTTTTGTATCAAAAATCTCGCAAGTCACTTGGCTGGGCTGATGGCCCAGCTGATTGCGATATAGAGCTTGGATACGTTGTGACAGAGTTCGCTCTAATTGCCCACGGGTGGGGGCTGGTGTTTCCATAATTCTTTGCGTATCGCCTGAGTTAGATTAATGAAGACAGACTATGTGACAGCATATTAGACCTCGGTATGAGGAAAAAATAAATAAATTGGCATATTATATTATAGCACTGACCTAAACACTCAAGAGATACTCATTTTGAGCGCAAAGAATACCTATTCAGTTAGATGCGGAAACAGGGAAGGCCGGAAGAGCGCTAGAGATTAACGATAGTTAAGGGTAAATCAAAATTTTGTAAGTTTCTGGGCTTGGGGCGATCGCCTGTTGCACAGCTATTGCTAGATCTTGAAGAGGATAGCGATCGCTAATCAACGCATCCACATCAATTCTTCGGTTGAACACAATATCCGATGCCAGAGATTGCAGGCGATAGGAAGAGCTGTAGCTGCCGATCAAATCAATTTCTCGACGGTAAAGGATATTGGGATTGATGGGAATTTCCACCTCATCTGGAAACTCCGCAAAAAATAGGATTTTACCGCCTTTGCGCGTGCAGTCGAGCGCTTGGAAAAAAGCTTTTTCGCTGGGAACTGCCAGCAAAGCAGTATCGACTCCCATACCTCCCGTCAGGGCTTTGATTTTTGTCGGTAACTCTGGGTCGCGGGCATCAAACGCAGCTTCTGCCCCCACGGCAAGGGCTTTCTCGATGCGAGACGGCAGCAAATCGGTAGCGATCGCCTTAGCACCGAAATATTTTACCAACATTGCGAACATCAGTCCGATCGGCCCCGCACCGGCGATCAATACCGTTTGTCCGGGCGCAATTTGAGCTTTTTTCACCGCCTTGAGACAGCAGTTAGTCGGCTCAACAAAACTAGCCTGCTCAAAAGTTACCCCATCCGGTATTGGGATCAATCCCCCGTTGCGAACGATGTGACCCGGAACCTTCACATATTCTGCAAAGCCACCGCCGCTAGGAGCAAAACCAGCCGTTGTCGTGACGTTTTTGTAGACATCGCACATCGAAAAGTTGTCATTGAGGCAGTATTCGCAGCGCATACAGGGAATATGGTGCATCACGACAACTCGCTGTCCCACTTGCCAGTTTTTTACCCCTTCTCCCACAGCGGAAATGACACCGGCTGTTTCGTGTCCGAAGATGCGCGGCGGTTCGTAAAGCGGATAGCGAATTTTTTTGATATCCGACTGACACAAGCCAACTACCTGCACCTGTACAAGCACCTCATCCGCTTGCAGTTCCGGTATGGGCACCTCTTCGTAGCTGAGCCGATCTACTCCTCTGAATACTTGCGCTTTCATATTAATCCTTTTTCGCCCACCGATATTAGACTTTACCATTTTGTGCGTTGCTCTTGGCTAGTTATAGAAGAAAGAGAAGAAAGACCCAAAGGTAGAGGGCATTTCTAGGATTGCGGAAGGCCAGACTTCGACAGCCCGATCCGGGAAATCTATTTTGTTTATTACTTTTACGGTGATTTTATTCTTACAGTTTGAATACTCTGGTGATTGCTTCTCCATTTTTTAGCATAATCCCATTGATATAAATCTCTCTTGTTTACCTTTATATTGATTAATTACACATTTGTGAACCTCGATTTTAACTGAGTCTATCTTACCGTTCACTAATTTATTATCCTCTGAAAATGCGTAATTTGAAACGTTTGTCAATTCTGGATTGAGTACGTAAATTCCGATACTGTTTTCGCAATAAATAAATTTTTAGTCAACTATAAAAATTTGTCCCGATCCTACATCCGAGTTTCCGTAACAGGAAATAGAGATGCGGATAAAACGATTTTTATGGGACATCACAACTCTGTCGTTTGGATGGGTTTTCTCTTAGTTCTATTCACCCCTATTTCCCAAAATATTGGGTCAGCCTCAACCAGAAATTTGGATTTTAATAGCGGCGAACAATTTGTATCTCAAAAACTGCCACTAGATCGAAACTTCGTAGCTGCTGGTTGCATTCACAGGGGTAGTGGAAGAGACGAATGCAAATGAGCTAAATTTGCGCTTTCAACCTTTGCTTGTCGAGCAAGGCTGAAAGTTGATAGCTTTTACTCCACATTTTTTAGAGAGAAGCAAAGAAGATTAGCGCTTTTTCGCACCCAAGCGTGTCAAATCGGCAGACGACATATATGGGCAATGGCTATTTTAGGCTAAACGCAGTCACAAAAAGCCATAATAGTGACACAATTATATCACATCGTAAGATTAACCTCTATCTCTGTAGGAACCCTTCGATGTGAAATAGCTGAATAACCGACAAAACCTTGCTAAGCGCGGTAGGTGTTATTAACAGACACCGATCGCGCTTGCCAAGGTTTGTCACCCAACAAAAAAGATCGTGGGCAAAAATTCTTAGCTGTGCCCTCCGACCCGATTCCCAGGTTTGGGACTAAAAAACCGTTTTGTTTGGGAATGAGTGGGCTTTCACCCCCCAGATCGGCTAAATTTTGGAAAGCAGGGTTCGTCTTAAACTTGACTTAAAAGTCATAAAACGAGAAATAATGAGTGCGGGAAAGCAATCATTTCATTTCTAGTGCATCTACAGGCTCTCACCTAAATGGGTTCTGCAAATAGCGTAAACGGTCTGTTTATCCACTAAGATGAAAAGATCGTCCGTGCCTCATAATTTTGTATCTATGCGATACCATACCTTCTAACATGAGCAAAGACCTCGATCTGATCAAACGCCTCAGCCCTAGTGCAATGGATCAGATCATGCTATATCTGGCCTTCAGTGCCATGAGAACGAG
The nucleotide sequence above comes from Aerosakkonema funiforme FACHB-1375. Encoded proteins:
- a CDS encoding response regulator; this translates as MQFSSKHTAPFTASRPLVLVVDDNEDNLLLISLAVEQLFNCSSIAAANGETAIILAELYQPDLILLDIVLPDLDGVEAISRLKQHSQTKTIPIVAVTALAKEEDCDRIMAAGCNGYISKPYMLEDLETVIYRHLRIPSLV
- a CDS encoding DUF2294 domain-containing protein, which gives rise to MDMPATKLTRQQLEQIFSQRIQQLYHSRVGHQPDRVSCQLFDNKLAIVLENAISRPVQLLAENDRSNLAQQVRLNVDAALKPELVQIVEDVLGVEALDLLTDTSIETGRTGIIAVLAVAPTDRDTTFVPPVKLETVSADGDR
- a CDS encoding response regulator; protein product: MEFSLGDSIQSVAQRPLVLAVDDNEDNLILISFTLELVGCAFLTADTGETAIALAQSHQPDLILLDIMLPDLNGIEIVTRLRQDPRTKKIPIVAVTALARAEDRANIIAAGCNDYITKPYVVDDLEVILRRYLN
- a CDS encoding DUF2294 domain-containing protein, whose protein sequence is METPAPTRGQLERTLSQRIQALYRNQLGHQPSQVTCEIFDTKIVIVLEDAVTQPEQVLVNNGQQELAEQVRSDLNAAIQPQLKDLIEEVVGVDVVDLLSDAKLDTGRTGTIVILSAEPQVRDSSASSKRRK
- a CDS encoding zinc-dependent dehydrogenase, producing the protein MKAQVFRGVDRLSYEEVPIPELQADEVLVQVQVVGLCQSDIKKIRYPLYEPPRIFGHETAGVISAVGEGVKNWQVGQRVVVMHHIPCMRCEYCLNDNFSMCDVYKNVTTTAGFAPSGGGFAEYVKVPGHIVRNGGLIPIPDGVTFEQASFVEPTNCCLKAVKKAQIAPGQTVLIAGAGPIGLMFAMLVKYFGAKAIATDLLPSRIEKALAVGAEAAFDARDPELPTKIKALTGGMGVDTALLAVPSEKAFFQALDCTRKGGKILFFAEFPDEVEIPINPNILYRREIDLIGSYSSSYRLQSLASDIVFNRRIDVDALISDRYPLQDLAIAVQQAIAPSPETYKILIYP